One window from the genome of Actinomycetes bacterium encodes:
- a CDS encoding DNA-formamidopyrimidine glycosylase family protein codes for MPEGDTVWLAGRRLHDALAGQPLTRSDFRVPQLATVDLSGRTVTEVVSRGKHLLTRIGDDLTLHTHFRMDGSWHLYRPGDRWRGGPEWQVRVLLENAGWQAVGYRLPVVELFPRDREREAVGHLGPDVLGPDWDVAEAVRRLAGDPDREVGEALLDQRNLAGIGNLYKSESLFLDGITPWTRVGAVPDLPRLVDRAARLLEANKQTVSQVTTGDLRRGRQHWVFERSGRPCLRCGTPVASAEQGRAPYQRISYWCPTCQRGPAPAPVAAVRPADRPAGRSRHRP; via the coding sequence ATGCCCGAGGGAGACACCGTCTGGCTGGCCGGGCGGCGGCTGCACGACGCGCTGGCCGGTCAGCCGCTGACCCGCAGCGACTTCCGGGTCCCGCAGCTCGCGACGGTCGACCTGTCAGGGCGCACCGTGACCGAGGTGGTGAGCCGCGGCAAGCACCTGCTGACCCGCATCGGCGACGACCTCACCCTGCACACGCACTTCCGGATGGACGGCTCCTGGCACCTCTACCGGCCCGGCGACCGGTGGCGCGGCGGGCCCGAGTGGCAGGTGCGGGTGCTGCTGGAGAACGCCGGCTGGCAGGCCGTCGGCTACCGGCTGCCCGTCGTGGAGCTGTTCCCCCGAGACCGAGAGCGCGAGGCGGTCGGGCACCTCGGGCCGGACGTCCTCGGCCCGGACTGGGACGTCGCCGAGGCCGTGCGCCGGCTGGCCGGCGACCCGGACCGGGAGGTCGGCGAGGCGCTGCTCGACCAGCGCAACCTGGCCGGGATCGGCAACCTCTACAAGAGCGAGTCGCTCTTTCTGGACGGCATCACCCCGTGGACCCGGGTGGGTGCGGTGCCGGACCTGCCCCGGCTGGTCGACCGGGCGGCCCGGCTGCTCGAGGCCAACAAGCAGACCGTGTCGCAGGTGACGACCGGTGACCTCCGCCGGGGCCGTCAGCACTGGGTGTTCGAGCGGAGCGGCCGGCCGTGCCTGCGGTGCGGCACCCCGGTCGCGTCCGCGGAGCAGGGTCGAGCGCCGTACCAGCGGATCTCTTACTGGTGCCCCACCTGCCAGCGCGGCCCGGCGCCGGCGCCCGTCGCCGCCGTGCGGCCCGCCGACCGGCCTGCCGGGCGCAGCCGCCACCGGCCCTGA
- a CDS encoding CinA family protein produces MTEPTAHGLDGARRLHELLLARGETLAVAESLTGGALGAALTSVPGVSATFRGGVVAYATDLKAALLGVDAGLLAERGPVDPDVAAAMATGARARLGATYGLATTGVAGPDPQAGHPPGEVHLAVAGPGGTRHERLQLVGDRAAVRAATVRRALLLAAEAVSGEAGEAGEADD; encoded by the coding sequence ATGACGGAGCCGACCGCACACGGCCTCGACGGGGCGCGACGGCTGCACGAGCTGCTGCTCGCCCGGGGCGAGACCCTGGCGGTGGCCGAGTCCCTCACCGGCGGAGCGCTGGGCGCGGCCCTGACGTCGGTGCCGGGCGTCTCGGCGACGTTCCGCGGCGGCGTGGTGGCCTATGCGACCGACCTCAAGGCGGCGCTGCTCGGCGTCGACGCCGGCCTGCTGGCCGAGCGGGGGCCGGTCGATCCCGACGTCGCCGCCGCCATGGCCACGGGGGCACGGGCCCGGCTCGGGGCGACGTACGGCCTGGCCACCACCGGAGTCGCCGGACCCGACCCCCAGGCCGGCCACCCGCCGGGCGAGGTGCACCTGGCCGTCGCCGGCCCCGGCGGCACCCGGCACGAGCGGCTGCAACTGGTCGGCGACCGGGCGGCGGTGCGGGCGGCCACGGTGCGCCGTGCGCTGCTGCTGGCCGCCGAGGCGGTCAGTGGGGAAGCCGGGGAAGCCGGGGAAGCAGACGACTGA
- the pgsA gene encoding CDP-diacylglycerol--glycerol-3-phosphate 3-phosphatidyltransferase has product MTAPVPAAASSWNVANALTVLRLVLVPVFLVALFQDGGDSAAWRVGAFVAFAVASVTDRIDGELARRHNLVTDFGKIADPIADKALTGAGLIGLSVLGELPWWVTAVILVREVGVTALRLVVIRHGVMPASRGGKVKTMLQSLAIGLLVLPTTGWLEDVALLVMAVAVLVTVVTGVDYVLRALRLRRTSARTTARNEARRASRA; this is encoded by the coding sequence GTGACGGCGCCGGTGCCGGCCGCCGCGAGCAGCTGGAACGTCGCCAACGCCCTCACCGTGCTGCGGCTGGTGCTGGTGCCGGTCTTCCTGGTCGCGCTGTTCCAGGACGGCGGTGACTCGGCGGCCTGGCGGGTGGGCGCGTTCGTCGCGTTCGCGGTCGCGTCGGTGACCGACCGGATCGACGGTGAGCTGGCCCGGCGGCACAACCTGGTCACCGACTTCGGCAAGATCGCCGACCCGATCGCCGACAAGGCGCTGACCGGCGCCGGCCTGATCGGGCTGTCTGTCCTCGGCGAGCTGCCGTGGTGGGTGACCGCCGTCATCCTGGTCCGCGAGGTCGGCGTGACGGCGCTGCGGCTCGTCGTCATCCGGCACGGCGTGATGCCGGCCAGTCGGGGCGGCAAGGTCAAGACGATGTTGCAGAGCCTGGCGATCGGTCTGCTGGTGCTGCCCACCACCGGCTGGCTCGAGGACGTGGCGCTGCTCGTCATGGCGGTCGCCGTCCTCGTCACGGTCGTCACCGGGGTCGACTACGTCCTGCGCGCCCTCCGGCTGCGCCGCACCAGTGCCCGCACGACGGCGCGCAACGAGGCCCGGCGGGCCAGCAGGGCATGA